A genome region from Mycobacterium florentinum includes the following:
- the scnC gene encoding thiocyanate hydrolase subunit gamma produces the protein MTDHDHDHDRTAAPMVDEITDFEVLEIALRELCIEKGIFTAEEHRRMTEYAEQIGPTPAAHLVARAWLDPEFKKLVISDPLAASKEVGVDWLHPTGFGTPSDFTAFHVLVDTPTLHHVIVCTLCSCYPRPILGNSPEWYRTPNFRRRIVRWPRQVLAEFGLYLPEEVEIRVEDSNQKHRFMVMPVRPDGTDGWTEDQLAEIVTRDCLIGVALPKAGVTTNAITETRPAIHPVAD, from the coding sequence ATGACCGATCACGACCACGATCACGATCGCACCGCAGCGCCGATGGTGGACGAGATCACCGATTTCGAGGTCCTCGAGATAGCCCTTCGCGAATTGTGCATCGAGAAAGGCATTTTCACCGCCGAGGAACATCGCCGCATGACCGAATACGCCGAGCAGATCGGTCCGACTCCGGCGGCCCACCTGGTGGCCCGGGCCTGGCTCGACCCCGAATTCAAGAAGCTGGTGATTTCGGATCCGCTTGCCGCCAGTAAGGAAGTCGGCGTCGACTGGCTGCACCCCACGGGTTTCGGCACGCCGAGTGACTTCACGGCCTTTCACGTCTTGGTGGACACGCCGACCCTGCACCACGTCATCGTGTGCACGCTCTGTTCCTGCTACCCGCGCCCGATTCTGGGCAATTCGCCCGAGTGGTACCGCACGCCCAACTTCCGCCGTCGCATCGTGCGCTGGCCGCGCCAGGTGCTCGCCGAGTTCGGCCTCTACCTACCCGAAGAGGTCGAGATTCGGGTCGAGGACTCGAATCAGAAGCACCGATTCATGGTGATGCCCGTACGCCCCGACGGAACCGACGGCTGGACCGAAGACCAGCTGGCCGAAATCGTCACCCGCGACTGCCTGATCGGTGTCGCCCTGCCCAAGGCCGGCGTCACCACGAACGCGATCACCGAAACCCGGCCCGCCATCCATCCGGTTGCCGACTGA
- a CDS encoding thiocyanate hydrolase, translating to MAAKYGVDNPVPPWQTSLDGICDALDQSACGPETLGFLERRNEEDTLSATVYSELPYPENRLVALAHSLLAHGVIDEAELEERMAAVRARLES from the coding sequence ATGGCGGCCAAATACGGAGTCGACAACCCGGTGCCGCCGTGGCAGACCAGCCTGGACGGGATCTGCGACGCCCTCGATCAAAGCGCTTGCGGCCCAGAGACACTCGGCTTCCTCGAGCGGCGCAACGAGGAGGACACCCTGTCGGCGACGGTGTATTCCGAGCTGCCGTACCCGGAAAACCGGTTGGTTGCACTGGCGCATTCGCTCTTGGCGCATGGTGTGATCGACGAGGCCGAACTCGAAGAGCGCATGGCGGCCGTGCGGGCCCGGCTCGAATCCTGA
- a CDS encoding DEAD/DEAH box helicase produces MTTDKTFADLGVRGQIVSALAERGIEHPFPIQVAALPDTLAGRDVLGRGKTGSGKTLAFSIPLVSRLSEGGRRRSRPSGLVLAPTRELASQITATLEPLAAACGLRVTTIFGGVSQHRQVVALKSGVDIVVACPGRLEDLMKQRLISLDAVEITVIDEADHMADLGFLPGVTRILAATPNGGQRLLFSATLDNGVDKLVNRFLRDEVLHSVDGADSPVSEMTHHVFHVANAEAKKEVVHRLASGTGRRILFMRTKHQARKLAKQLTESGVPSVDLHGNLSQPARERNLAMFASGSARVLVATDIAARGVHVDEVELVVHIDPPAEHKSYLHRSGRTARAGSAGDVVTVVLPEQRQDTQALMRKAGIKVAPQHVTATSEAVQALVGEIAPYQAPATAPARSHQQQRPKAGGQRHRNSSRSPKRNPAPTESATSHRSNTPNHRTATSTRRVEHRRRSSRAQG; encoded by the coding sequence GTGACTACCGACAAAACCTTTGCCGATCTCGGCGTACGCGGACAAATCGTCAGCGCACTCGCGGAGCGCGGCATCGAACATCCATTTCCGATCCAGGTCGCGGCCCTGCCCGATACGCTGGCCGGGCGCGACGTACTCGGCCGCGGAAAAACGGGCAGCGGCAAGACGCTCGCCTTCTCGATCCCACTTGTCAGCCGGCTCTCCGAAGGCGGCCGCCGCCGGTCGCGGCCATCGGGTTTGGTGCTCGCACCGACCCGCGAGCTGGCGAGCCAGATCACCGCGACGCTGGAGCCGTTGGCAGCCGCCTGCGGTCTACGCGTCACGACGATCTTCGGCGGTGTCTCGCAACACCGTCAGGTGGTCGCGCTGAAATCCGGCGTCGACATCGTGGTGGCCTGCCCGGGTCGCCTCGAAGATCTGATGAAGCAGCGGCTGATCAGCCTCGATGCGGTCGAGATCACCGTGATCGACGAGGCCGATCACATGGCCGATCTCGGCTTTCTGCCCGGCGTCACCCGAATCCTGGCCGCCACTCCGAACGGTGGCCAGCGGCTGCTGTTTTCGGCGACCCTGGACAACGGCGTCGACAAGCTCGTCAACCGGTTCCTGCGCGACGAGGTGTTGCACTCCGTCGACGGAGCCGACTCTCCGGTATCCGAGATGACGCATCACGTGTTCCACGTCGCCAACGCGGAGGCCAAGAAGGAGGTCGTGCACCGGCTCGCTTCCGGCACCGGCCGCCGAATTCTGTTCATGCGCACCAAGCATCAAGCGCGCAAACTCGCCAAGCAGCTCACCGAATCGGGAGTTCCGTCAGTCGACCTGCACGGCAACCTGTCTCAGCCCGCACGTGAGCGCAACCTGGCGATGTTCGCCTCGGGCAGCGCCCGGGTGCTGGTGGCAACGGATATCGCCGCGCGCGGCGTGCACGTCGACGAGGTCGAACTTGTCGTGCACATCGACCCGCCCGCCGAGCACAAGTCCTATCTGCACCGCTCCGGGCGCACCGCGCGCGCCGGCAGCGCCGGTGACGTCGTCACCGTCGTGCTGCCCGAGCAGCGACAGGACACCCAGGCATTGATGCGCAAGGCCGGTATCAAGGTCGCACCTCAGCACGTGACGGCGACATCGGAGGCCGTGCAGGCGCTGGTCGGCGAAATTGCGCCTTACCAAGCACCGGCGACGGCGCCCGCGCGTTCGCATCAGCAGCAGCGGCCGAAGGCCGGCGGGCAACGTCACCGCAACAGCAGCCGGTCACCGAAACGCAATCCCGCTCCGACCGAATCGGCGACCTCGCACCGCAGCAACACGCCCAACCACCGCACCGCCACGTCGACGCGACGGGTCGAACATCGTCGCCGATCGAGCCGCGCGCAGGGGTAG
- a CDS encoding class I SAM-dependent methyltransferase: protein MTRQDQRRWDERYAGKGPASGGAVGPPGAFAAYADIFPTTGRALDIACGRGFAAVWLAQRGMEVVGLDVSAVAIGQARELARHRGVDERCRFDVVDLDHGLPDGPPVDVIVCHKFRDRRLDRAFIDRLAPGGLLATAALSEVGAEPGPFRAAPGELTVAFGDLDVIAAGEGQGQAWLLARA, encoded by the coding sequence GTGACCCGGCAGGACCAGCGCCGTTGGGACGAGCGGTACGCCGGCAAGGGGCCGGCGTCCGGCGGTGCGGTGGGGCCGCCCGGCGCGTTTGCCGCTTATGCCGACATTTTCCCGACCACCGGGCGGGCGCTCGATATCGCCTGTGGCCGGGGCTTCGCCGCCGTCTGGCTGGCCCAGCGCGGCATGGAGGTCGTCGGGTTGGACGTCTCCGCGGTGGCCATCGGCCAAGCACGGGAATTGGCCCGGCACCGCGGCGTCGACGAGCGCTGCCGTTTTGACGTCGTGGATCTCGACCACGGCCTGCCGGACGGGCCACCCGTCGACGTGATCGTCTGCCACAAGTTCCGCGACCGTCGCCTCGACCGGGCGTTCATCGATCGATTGGCGCCGGGCGGACTGCTGGCCACGGCGGCGCTCAGCGAAGTCGGGGCCGAACCGGGTCCGTTTCGCGCGGCGCCCGGCGAGCTCACCGTGGCCTTCGGCGACCTGGACGTCATCGCCGCCGGCGAAGGCCAGGGGCAGGCATGGCTGCTGGCGCGAGCGTGA
- a CDS encoding TetR/AcrR family transcriptional regulator gives MVDGAAGARRSDRRPGQTIRKVLDAGLEELRASSYANLTMRAVAARAGVSPASAYTYFPSKSALVAAVYLRFLHELPLHTDVNDTTKTRVSATLRDMAVAVADEPELSAACGAALMADDPAVKPLREQIGEEVSKRIAAALGPGWPRPVKSTLQMTFAGALMTARFVSYEEIAGQLDEAVNLILGASVA, from the coding sequence ATGGTGGACGGTGCCGCGGGTGCCCGCCGCTCGGATCGGCGGCCGGGGCAAACGATCCGCAAGGTCCTCGACGCCGGCCTCGAGGAACTGCGTGCATCGTCATACGCCAACCTGACGATGCGGGCCGTTGCCGCCCGCGCCGGGGTATCGCCGGCCAGCGCCTACACCTACTTCCCGTCGAAAAGCGCCCTGGTGGCCGCGGTGTATCTGCGTTTTCTGCACGAACTGCCGCTGCACACCGATGTCAACGACACCACCAAGACCCGGGTGAGCGCGACGCTGCGCGACATGGCGGTGGCCGTGGCCGACGAGCCCGAGCTCAGCGCCGCCTGCGGAGCGGCGTTGATGGCCGACGATCCCGCCGTCAAGCCACTGCGCGAACAGATCGGCGAAGAAGTGTCCAAGCGGATCGCCGCCGCGCTGGGGCCGGGCTGGCCGCGGCCCGTGAAATCGACCCTGCAGATGACCTTCGCCGGTGCGCTGATGACGGCGCGTTTCGTCAGCTACGAGGAGATCGCCGGGCAACTCGACGAGGCGGTCAACCTCATCCTGGGAGCTTCGGTTGCCTGA
- a CDS encoding acyl-CoA synthetase, producing the protein MAESGFNLSTVFSTLAQALPEQRALFWRGRQWTYAEMDARVDGVAHYLTSLGLGCHTERDRLQGHESGQDHIGLYLRNGNHYLEAMIGAYRSRIAPFNVNYRYVDAELVYLLANAQARALVYNAEFAPRVAAIRDQLPHLEFLIQVADDSGQPLLPSAVDYESIVATGPPPGGMPTPSRDDLYMLYTGGTTGMPKGVLWRQHDVFVSSMGGRPFGSDEAMKSYDELAERASAAPGFASVLLIPPLMHGAAQWGAFQIMTMGGWVTFPDDVHSIRADEILRLVERERVMSIPVVGDAIARPLIDEIERGDYDLSGLINISNGGAALTPSVRKRFVTALPNLLVIDSAGASETGLQMSALPTQSEPTAVATFTPGSETGVLAIDFSREIGPGGGEGWLARRDMIPLGYLGDAEKTARTFPVVDGVRWSIPGDRARFLADGRIELLGRDAVTINSGGEKIFAEEVEAAMAEHPGIYDVVVTGRPSERWGNEVVAIVQLVEGSDPSDEELLATCQQHIARYKLPKAIIRTARVQRSPAGKADYRWAKQIATESLSTTTGSG; encoded by the coding sequence ATGGCGGAAAGCGGATTCAACCTGTCGACGGTGTTTTCGACTCTGGCACAGGCACTGCCCGAGCAACGCGCGCTGTTCTGGCGCGGACGCCAGTGGACCTACGCGGAGATGGACGCCCGGGTTGACGGCGTCGCACACTACCTCACATCGCTGGGACTGGGATGTCACACCGAACGGGATCGCTTGCAGGGCCACGAATCCGGCCAGGATCACATCGGGCTGTACCTGCGCAACGGCAACCACTATCTGGAGGCGATGATCGGGGCCTACCGATCGCGAATCGCACCGTTCAACGTCAACTACCGCTACGTCGATGCCGAGCTGGTCTACTTGCTCGCCAACGCGCAAGCCCGGGCCCTGGTCTACAACGCCGAGTTCGCACCCCGCGTCGCAGCGATTCGCGATCAACTCCCGCACCTGGAATTCCTGATTCAGGTGGCCGATGATTCCGGTCAGCCGCTGCTACCCAGTGCGGTGGATTACGAATCGATCGTCGCGACCGGGCCTCCGCCCGGCGGAATGCCTACTCCCAGCAGGGACGACCTGTACATGCTTTACACCGGCGGCACCACCGGGATGCCCAAGGGCGTGCTGTGGCGGCAGCACGACGTGTTCGTATCCTCAATGGGCGGACGCCCTTTCGGCTCCGACGAGGCGATGAAGTCCTACGACGAACTGGCCGAGCGCGCGTCCGCCGCGCCGGGCTTCGCGTCCGTGCTGCTGATCCCGCCGCTGATGCACGGTGCCGCGCAGTGGGGCGCCTTCCAGATCATGACGATGGGCGGCTGGGTCACGTTCCCCGACGACGTCCACAGCATCCGGGCCGACGAGATTCTGCGACTGGTCGAACGCGAACGGGTGATGAGCATTCCGGTCGTCGGCGACGCGATCGCCCGCCCACTGATCGACGAGATCGAACGCGGTGACTACGACCTGTCGGGACTGATCAATATCAGCAACGGCGGCGCCGCCTTGACCCCCAGTGTGCGCAAGCGCTTTGTCACCGCGCTACCGAACCTGCTGGTGATCGATAGCGCCGGGGCCTCCGAAACCGGTCTGCAGATGAGCGCCCTGCCGACACAATCGGAACCCACCGCGGTGGCGACGTTTACGCCGGGCTCCGAAACCGGGGTTTTGGCAATAGATTTCAGCCGCGAAATCGGGCCCGGCGGCGGCGAGGGATGGCTGGCCCGGCGCGACATGATCCCGCTGGGCTACCTCGGCGATGCGGAGAAGACGGCACGCACGTTCCCCGTCGTCGACGGAGTGCGCTGGTCGATTCCCGGGGACCGGGCCCGGTTCCTGGCCGACGGGCGGATCGAACTGCTCGGGCGTGACGCCGTCACGATCAATTCCGGCGGCGAAAAGATCTTCGCCGAAGAGGTCGAGGCCGCGATGGCCGAACACCCCGGCATCTACGACGTGGTGGTCACCGGCCGGCCCTCGGAGCGCTGGGGCAACGAGGTCGTGGCTATCGTTCAGCTCGTCGAGGGCTCCGATCCCTCCGACGAGGAGCTGCTGGCGACGTGCCAGCAACACATCGCCCGCTACAAACTGCCGAAAGCCATCATCCGCACGGCCAGGGTTCAGCGTTCGCCCGCCGGCAAGGCCGACTACCGGTGGGCCAAACAGATCGCTACCGAAAGCCTTTCCACCACAACAGGATCCGGTTAG
- a CDS encoding TetR/AcrR family transcriptional regulator, which yields MRSHGWAGNTPSSDEEAIERILDAADQIIDERGSAMRIADVARALGVTRQTVYRYFPGTQALLVASAMRSADGFLDHLAAHLKGITDPVLAVTESFAFAVEQLASDNQLELVLNRRNRSGQTISIVSDTALAFGRSMLHRFDIDWEQHGFDDEGLDELNEFTLRLLHSFLADPGRPPRSGSDLRRYLIRWIGPAIAYPQIAQAMDPLRAPEPRARRRPSAAS from the coding sequence ATGCGCAGTCACGGTTGGGCCGGAAACACGCCCTCCTCCGACGAAGAGGCGATCGAGCGGATCCTGGATGCGGCGGACCAGATTATCGACGAACGCGGCTCGGCCATGCGGATCGCCGATGTCGCCCGCGCTCTGGGCGTGACCCGGCAGACCGTGTACCGGTATTTCCCCGGCACCCAGGCATTGCTGGTGGCGAGCGCGATGCGGTCGGCCGACGGCTTCCTCGATCATCTGGCGGCCCATCTCAAGGGAATCACCGACCCCGTCCTGGCGGTGACCGAAAGTTTCGCGTTCGCCGTCGAACAGCTGGCTTCCGACAACCAGCTCGAGTTGGTGCTCAACCGGCGCAACCGCAGCGGTCAAACGATCTCCATCGTGTCGGATACCGCGCTCGCGTTCGGGCGATCGATGCTGCACCGCTTCGACATCGATTGGGAGCAGCACGGTTTCGACGACGAGGGCCTGGACGAGTTGAACGAATTCACCCTTCGGCTGCTGCACTCGTTCCTGGCAGACCCCGGCCGGCCCCCGCGCAGCGGATCCGATCTTCGGCGCTACCTGATCCGTTGGATCGGACCGGCCATCGCCTACCCGCAAATCGCCCAGGCGATGGATCCGTTGCGGGCTCCCGAGCCCCGAGCCCGGCGGAGACCCTCGGCCGCGTCCTGA